The following is a genomic window from Paralichthys olivaceus isolate ysfri-2021 chromosome 3, ASM2471397v2, whole genome shotgun sequence.
AggcaacatttcaaaacattaaaatcaacaaTGTAATTTTTGACATTGAAGTTGATGCTTCCCAATATGTTGATACAATGTTATATTCTGTATGTGTGGTATATTgagtttatacacacacactcacacaaacgcACGCAATGGAAAATTCTGTCTGCGATGATTGTGGTAGGGAACAACACACTATCTTTGTATGTTATCTCCTCTATTCAAACAGCTTCATGCTGAATCAAAACACATTGTTTCAACCCAAGCCTTCACCAGGGTCTAAATATCTAACCACCTCACACATTAGTAGAAATTACAGAGCTACGGTTGTTTTATAGCTTAAGATTAGTCAATTCAGATCCAGATACCCTACAGCCTGCACTTATTGAGAACAGTGCACAGTTTCTGTTTAAATCAAAGTACCCTTTCTATTAATAGCCTCAGCTTGCATTTAGGTTTTGATGGCTTGTTGCGATTAGCATCAGCGCTCTATTTGGGAGCTTTTTGCTCAAATCATTTAGCCTCCATGCGCACCAAAGGGACAGTTAACATCCCATCGATCCTCCTCTTATTCACTCATCCCTCACTTTGTCACCGCTGTTTTCTGTGTTACAGCTTCAGATGCTGGGCTATGACGTCAGCTGGGCCGCATTCAACATTGTTGAAGTCATGAGCTCCTCTAAGTTCACATACAAGGTATGACTGATACACAAAGAGTTTTGTAATTGCTCAGAAACACGTGTATATGTAGATATTCCGGAAACCTGTCATAAGGACACTTGGGCTCTTTAGAGAGGAAGCCCAAGTCTCTTACAACCACGTATGCGTAAGAAATATACAGTTTGTGAGACTTAATTAAGATCTCTTCTCAATCCAAAAATAGCACGATGAGTAggcacagaaaatgaaatgcactGTACAGGTAAATCTCTATGGAACTGCTGCAGGGTCACATATgctaaatgaaataaatattactCATTATGCTGCACAGTGAGTGATTCTCTCTGCTGATCGTCTTTCCTACAGAGGATTGGCTACCTGGCGGCTTCACAATGCTTTCACGAGAGCACCGATGTCATCATGCTGACAACCAATCAGATCCGAAAGGTCAGTAATATTCTCTGTGCGCTCTTTGAACATCCCTGGATTCTTCTTTATCCCTCAACCAACCTTTTCTGTCTCATGGCCTTTCTATTTTTTGATCTACCCTCTTCCAGGATCTCAGCAGTCCCAACCAGTATGACACAGGCGTTGCCCTCACTGGCCTCTCATGTTTTGTGACCCCTGACCTCGCTCGGGACCTGGCCAATGACATCATGACACTGGTGAGTCATGGACAGAATGTCAAGAGGTTTACACACAGAGCTTACcatctttagttttatttttctcttagCTACAAGCTGAACTCACTTTCTCCatggtgtttgttgtttttctctccctaGATGTCGCACACTAAACCCTACATCAGGAAGAAAGCTGTGTTGATCATGTACAAAGTGTTTCTCAAGTACCCAGAGTCCCTGCGccctgctttccccaggcttaAGGAGAAACTGGAAGATCCAGACCCAGGTATTACAGAACAAACAATATTCTCCGTAACTGCAAAGCTTATACTCAAGTAATTAATTGATgtgaagaattttttttttgtcagtttattGGGTGTGGCTCCTGGGTTTAGGCAAGATATTCTCTTTGTACTCACAGGTAGCTAAATCATAGACAGTGCTGGTACGGCTGGTGCCCAGCATTCGCTGTCACCTGAACCCGGTGAATTATTCAGCAGCTAAGAATATGAGATCAAGAACGGCTCATTTGTGATTCTGTCGGGGATGTGTGGGAACACTCCACAGCTCACAACTATTTTGGttgcacagataaaaacatctcTCAGGACATTTGACACAAGGATTGTGCATATGATGTCTCAATTATTATCTCATCTTAAATTCTGCTTTATCTTAAGAATAAAAGCTGCTTCCAATTGTTGTCAACAAGATaattcagtagtttttatgGTTTAAAGAAATCTAGCTTCCCTTCTAttttaaaacaatatgtttAACAGTTTTGATGGCACAAAGGCTGGTTACACAGATTTAGGAAAATTAACAGATCTAAATAAATGCTTTTGTCAAACTGCATGCAATAAGCAGTTCAACATTTTTAgttgtgtgaaaataaacatgtggtCCTCTATTTTCTTTCTAACTTCCTCTCTACTCTATTTCCTCTTAAGGCGTCCAGTCAGCAGCAGTAAATGTCATCTGTGAGCTGGCCCGCAGAAATCCCAAGAACTACCTTTCTCTGGCCCCGCTCTTCTTCAAACTCATGACCTCCTCTACTAATAACTGGGTTCTCATCAAGATCATCAAGCTGGTCAGTCAAAAGCACAAAGGGTTTCATTGTTGCCAAGTTGTGTTTTGTAACTCCCAATACTGCACCAATCATACAGGGATATATTGATTGGAAAAGAGGAATTGATCATAGTTCTCCTGCAGCGTTGGTCTCAGAACACATAGCAGTTGAATTATTACTGTTTGTAATGATCTCTCTCTTTGTAATAGAACCACCTTGTTTTAAAGTTTCGGTTCATGCtcctttttttacatttattataaatatgtagcaaataatttaaacaaaatgtttgcaaaattaaaaatgtaatgcaCTGAGGGCTGTATATTATTGAAGGTAGAATATTATTTACAGTAGCTTCATGACAGTAAATTAATATTCATCCCTTTCATTTCACCtatatgtgtctttgtgtttgtttacagtttgGTGCGCTCACACCACTCGAGCCAAGATTGGGGAAGAAGCTGATCGAACCTCTGACTAACTTAATCCACAGGTGAGCTAAAACAGATTGTAATATTAATCTGatgtaatgaaaacaacaataataatctgtgctctctctctatttcttaCCTCATCCTTGTGTCTCACAGTACCTCCGCCATGTCtctgctgtatgaatgtgtcaACACCGTGATTGCAGGTCAGTACCGTTGTTCTGTTGGCTTAGCTAAATATGGGTTTGGTAATGTGAAGAACACAactcttttaaaatgtgtgttttttattttttaaggcaGACTTTTAAATGCACATCATTTATTTGTGACCATGTGCAGGAATACGCTCAAATATACTTATTTACAAGATTATAGTATTCTGTAGCAGTAGGGTTTTCAATCCTGCTAAATGATGACACCATCATTTAGTCAACTCTGCTTTCCTCAGTTCAAGTTActagttaatttaaaaaaaaggaccCTTTaactctcactcttttttcCTACATACAAATATCCAGTTAAGATTTTCTTCTCACAAAATATTAAGTTCAAATTCAAATCTAATTTATTCTTTTCCTTCACTACAGTGTTGATTTCTTTGTCCTCTGGGATGCCTAACCACAGTGCTAGTATCCAGGTAAGGTATTGGTTATATGTCCATGTTAATCCAGTTGAATCACTCTGCATGCTTTCACCATTTTCTTTCTATTCACTCATCTGACTGTCCAAACGTAGTTCAAGTGCAAAGCAAATGTCAAACAGGCTAGTAgagagttttctttcttttaaaaaggcTGTTTTGCATGACCAGATATATTTCACCATTTCGCCCACTTTAGTTTGTTTCATAGTTTTTTTGAATTGTGCCTGTATGTGATGTTAATGGCTCTCCACTTCTCCctttctgttttcctccctcttcctcagctctgtgtgcagaAACTGCGAATCCTGATCGAAGACTCGGACCAGAACTGTGAGCCCTCTGTCAATGCCTGCAGTGTGTCATTTTCtcattgtctgtgtgtttctgactGTGGAACAGTCCACCCATTTAGACCACGACAACGTAGACGCCCTGACTCTGGATAACTCGAACATTTTTACCTTGGGATTCCATTTTACTTAAGTCACATCTACTCATAACCCATTTAtggcacagaaaacaaactccAGCTTGTTTTTCCTCACTGTCTTGCATCAATctgaattgattgattgatgtgaTGTAAATCGCCAATTTCACTCCCTCACCCGCTCCCAGTCAGAGCTGAGATTACTGCATCCAGCCATTCGAGTTATCTGCATCCCCCTTAGATAGATAGTAACATTTGGAGTAGATTATAGGGATCTGGTGTTAATAGAGCAGACTGTGAACCTGTGgtttatagttttctttatccaCTTCAAGGCTTAACATTGATGAGTAAATGAGCGAGGGAGCAGACCTACTCTAGATTCTGAACCGATAAAATCAATTGAGTTGAATAACAAACAAAGGGCGTCAGAGCCAATTTAAAAGCCTTTAGTAAAGAAGTAAGAGGCCATGTTTTTAAGCTTTTTTCAGAATGATTTTTTAAGTTAAATAAAGATCACCAAAAGATAGTCAGCTGGCATATATGCAGCATTACTCTAAATGCATTAGATGTATTACAGTCGACTAAAGTAGGAAAATCAATCACTATTAAGTTAGTGTTTTATGTTGCTAAAAACACCAGATATCTTAGATTTGTTCTATTTAGATTTTATAGATTTTGTGCACTTGTGCTAGAAGCATTTTAATGAACAGCACAAACCCTGGGAATGAATCGATAGAAGGCGTTTTGAAATATTTGCTTACTTCTCACATTTCACTCAGCAGTTGGTActgaaacacaaatgcaaaatttgcacacagtccaaaaacatttttgctgAACTGCCCCTGTAATTTTTTTTTGATAGCTAAGGTAGATTCAGAAGAGATTCCTGTGTCATGTTCCAGGTCATTTCTGCAATGTATTCACTGCAGTGACCAGCCTCACCTCACTGCAAGGTCACTACCAGACATGCACTCATTGATCGAGGAACTGAGAGGCGTTTGTCTCTGCCAGATTAGATGATCAACACAATGTCGTGATTCAGCACATTTCTGAATTCTTAAAATACTTAATGGTGAGTTGTCAGGGAATCAACagaggataaagcaaaacaaaactaCTGCGTCCAGTGTAGGTGTGTGTTGTCccgtgtatgtgtttgtatgtcctttccattgttttgtgtgtttgttgctcctctcctgtcctttgcacattattattctttattacAGTTGAATATAACATAGAAGTAGCTTGTCCACACTAGACTTTATTGAGACTACATGTAGGTAAATGTAGTATGAAGtaacatttttgaataactaGTCCAGTCCAAACCACTTCATTGATCTTTTGTAAACCATGGACCTCTCCTGTAAGCACATATTGTATTTTTGGTTGGTAAATGCAGGATAGTCAGTAAGGTTAGTAAAGATGTCATGTCTAATAAATAAATTTGACAAGCTTTGTTATAACTTTAGAGAATGATTATGTCTAGTAATAGAAGTAAGAAGTACACAGAAGTTTCCATCGGACGGGTAAACTGAGAGTGTATATGTGTTTTGCTAAGaccatgtgtgtctgcacttaTGTAGTGAAGTACCTGGGCCTGCTGGCCATGTCAAAGATCCTGAAGACGCATCCCAAGTCAGTGCAGTCTCACAAGGACCTCATTCTCCAGTGTCTGGACGACAAGGATGAGTCCATTCGCCTTCGAGCTCTGGACCTGCTCTATGGCATGGTATGGACCAAAGAACTTTCACTAATGCATCACTACTAATTGTGCAATTATATTGTTAAAGATATTAGAAGCTTCATTGTCAGTTTTTAGCAAATAATCTCTGACAGTAAAGAACttgttgctgcttgttccatttTAAAAGCTGACTTGATTTGTACCACAAGGTAAAATGGATTAAATAGACAGTGACACAGTAGTCACAGTAGTCGAAGTGGCTCATAGAATAGACGGACCAACTAGCTGGTGACTTCTTAATATCAGTTTATGGTCGTGTGATAATTGAttatcattgtcatcatcatttttcaaTTACTGAGTTCATGCTACAGCAAGTGATATGAAATAATGAATGCCATTTGGGCAAATGAATGAAATTATGAATTATAGAAACTAAAGCATGCTTGAATATACTACAGTTGTGCACTTGTAGTTCTGAGGTAAttttttggaaatgtaattttaatgtATGCGTTTAAATTAAATCGTTGAAACTCTTCTCTGTAGGTTTCTAAGAAAAACTTAATGGAGATCGTAAAGAAGCTGATGCTGCACGTGGACAAAGCAGAAGGAACCACCTACAGAGACGAGCTTCTCACCAAGATCATTGACATCTGCAGCCAGAGCAACTACCAATACATCACCAACTTTGAATGGTCTGTCTCTCACCCAATAACTCCACACCAGCTTAGTTTTAAAGTTTCACCCCAAATTCTACATGTTACTGAATCGTATTATCCACATCTGCCTGCACTGACAGGTACATCAGTATCCTGGTGGAGCTGACCCGGTTAGAGGGCACACGGCACGGCCACCTCATTGCCTCTCAAATGTTGGATGTTGCTATTCGGGTCAAAGCCATTAGGGTCTTCGCTGTGGCCCAGATGGCTACTCTGCTGGACAACGCCCACCTGCTGACCGGCAACATGCAGCGAAACGGCATCTGTGAAGTGTTATACGCTGCAGCGTGGATCTGCGGCGAGTTCTCAGAGTATGTTTATTTCTCCCATTGGGATGCATTCATATTAACACTGGTATAAGAAGGCATAAGTAAAATAAGAAAGGCTGTGAAAACACTCAAACTCACTTGAGTTTATGCACAATAAAGACTATGAACCTGTATTTAAGCAGCAGAGTGTAAAATGACAGTAATGGGATATCCCATTACCTCAGTCATCTGTTACAATGAATCTACAGGGAAATGCCAGACAGCTGAGTTCAGATCTTGtgctgcatcccctgtgtgttgttgctctCTTATGAAGTTCAAGCTAACCCTGGCAGCCTGATCTTagactgttgtttttttgctcaTTCAGTAAAGCTAAACCATCTTTCATATCCTATTTTACATGAATAGTAGAAATTCTATTGGTGATAAAATCTCTGGAATATCATCGTAGGTAATGGAGACATTTTCCAACTAAGTTAATGTACTGGTTATTTTGCACCATTAATCTTAAGTCTCTACAGCAAGCAAACATATGTAGCCCTTTTCTGAGAGTAGAGAGTAATAAACAGGACTAAGGAAGGtactcctcctctctgtagaCACCTGGAGAACCCAATGCAGACGCTGGAGGCCATGCTGCGGCCAAAGGTGGCCACCCTCCCCGGCCACATACAGGCAGTTTACGTGCAGAATGCAGCCAAGCTGTTTGCCACTGTGCTGAAGAGCCAGGAGGGGAACACTGAAAGCACAGCCGCGCAGGAAACCAGCCAGCTGATGATTGAGAGGCTACCGCTGTTCGTCCAGAGCGCCAACCTGGAGGTGCAGGAGAGGGTAAGAAAGGAAGTTTGAGAAGAATGAGtcatgtctgtttctctctttaaaCAAGTTGACTCACCAGAAATCTGATGAAATACCTGTGATAAATTCTGTCTGACGAGCTGTCATGTTCGCAGGCATCTTGCATCCTGCAACTTGTCAAGTACATCCAGAAACTGCAGCAGAAGGATGTAGAAGTAGCGGAGGAGGTCAGTGCTCTGTTTGCTGGAGAACTCAACCCTGTGGCCCCCAAGGCACAGAAGAAAGTGCCTGTTCCTGAAGGGTATGTTTGCTATGATTTTACATGTGAGATCTAGTTCAGTAAAATCCAAGGCATTTTAAGTTACTATTGTGATGAACCAACAATAATCACAGAATATTTGCATGTTTATGTTCAAGTCTTGATCCGTGTAACTGAGTTTGTCTCTGCAGTCTGGACCTGGACGCCTGGATCAACGAGCCTCCATCTGAGAGCGAGTCTGAGGATGAGCAGCCCAAGGCTATTTTCACCAAGGAGGAGCCCAAACACTCCCGCCCCCGTCACACAGAGGTGGATGAGAAGGAACTGGCGAGGGTGAGCTGGTTGATGATAGGAGCTTTGCTCAATACAAGGATGAATTTCAATTAACAGTGCTGAGCTACACTTCTGTATGTAAAAGAagttttaaaaccttttataaGTTTATTGTCTAGaccttatcttttttttcacccATTTGCAAATATTATTTCACTCAAATCCCACTTACAAGTAGAAATAATCACAACATTCACACTAAGATGCAAAAATTTGCCAAAAGCAATGTTAATGTGGCTGTAACCATATGTATTCTATCTCTAATACTAACAATACTAGCTATATTGACCTTCTCAGTGTTGTAGTCATTACTACATCTGTTTTCCAATGTGGTTCCCTTAAATGCATGGAGGCACACTTTTCTTCATTGATTTTaattcatgttgttgttttcctccactCCCAGAGGAGAGAAGCTAGAAAGCAGGAGCAAGCCAACAACCCGTTCTACATCAAGGCCTCCCCGTCCTCTCAGAAGGTTTGTTTAGCAGTAGagtactttattttatttatgttatcCAGTCCGTTTCAAAAGCCTGAACGTAAGGCATAACTGCAGTAGATCTTGCATTAAACGTAGTTAGATTTGTTTATGAAATGTATGTGCTAGCCAGTGTGTGCTGAGTGTATTTCAAGTAATGTTTTGTCTGCAGGTTTATCAGGACACCCCTGGAGTGGAGCACATCCCAGTTGTGCAGATTGACCTCAGTGTGCCTCTCAAAGTCCCAGGTGGGACACCACCACAACACACCAGTGTCACACTCATTCATTTCTGTATTCTTGTTGAATTTggataattattaataaattacATGCTTGTTCTTAGTGTCTGTCTTCTTTAATACACCTGTGGCTTTCTCTTGTCCCCCAGGTCTGCCTATGTCTGACCAGTACGTCAAGTTGGAGGAGGAGCGCCGACAGAAGGAGAGggcagaaaagaagaagaagaagaaggagaagaggaaagaaaagcgCAGTGGACGAGGGAAGAAACATGACTCCGGCCCAGAGAGCGAGGAGGACATCACCCCTGCGCATATGGTCGACATAGTTACTGAGGAGATGCCAGAGGTACAGTGGGCTGGAGCTGAGCAAACATCACAACATGTTTACACAGAACCATTAGATCATAGAATAGGGAGATGTgtaaaaacagttgaaggaCATGTCAGTTCTCCTAAATTGATTGACAATCTAATCTTAAATAAGTGTGCTTTTTACACATGTCTGAACTTTGTTTAAGGCACAGTAATTCCACTTTTGAGAAGCTGTGGAAAATAGTAATAGATTACCCTTCATGTTGTTCCAGAATGCCTTacccagtgatgatgatgacaaagaCCCCAATGACCCTCACAAAGCGCTGGACATCGACCTGGACAAGTGAGTCTGCACAGAGATCCTTTATCTACATATTCACAGATATTTGTGCAAATCTATAGTTAATTTTTGTTTGAATACTTTAATGTTTAAGCCAATCAATCATTGAAACATTCCAAAGCTGAGGAAAACTAAAGCTTGTGTTAATCATTTCTAATCTAATCTGAATATTTCCTAGTTAAAGTTGATAATTTATTCCTAATTATATCTTGGGCTTCATGGTGACAGCTTCACAACCAGGGTGACTTGGCCCTTTCCCTCATCTGATTCCCTCTCATGGCGTTCTGCTTTCTGCTTCCTCTTTTCTATGCCTACACACACCCACTACTGCCTCTCTGTGTGGGCAGCTTGTTGGAGATGGCTGGGCGCAGGTGAGTCGCACCGCAGCAACGGGACCTGGCCTCCAACGCGTACAGGGACCGCctccctgtctttttctttccctctctacAAATAGCTGTCTTGCTCCTCTTATTAACATAGCTGTCATTTCTTGACTCATTTGGAGTTTGCAGTACCTGCTTCCGCTTTTTTTACTCGTCTTTCCTCGTACTTTCAGTATCTATTATGTTATTCAACTAGCTTTTCAATTAGAAAACCATCCAGTATTCCCTTTCTTTACCCATTTCTtcccatttttttaaatttgaataatcCTGACAATATCAGCAGCTGTTCCTAAACAATCTGTTTTATAATTTCTCTCATCTTAAGAAAAGACAAGTTACCCTTAAACAAGTTATCTCTTTGATAAAGAGACATAGTTTTatagaaaaaaaggtttttaagaggctgctgctgatctTCTCAGGTCTTAATCTTGCACCACCTGTCCTCCTGGAATAGGCTCCTGAAAGCTTTTTGGCCCTTGTTTTCCTTGGAAAAGATAATTGGCATCAACATGCTTTTAGGAAAGCTGTCCTGAGGGTCAG
Proteins encoded in this region:
- the ap3d1 gene encoding AP-3 complex subunit delta-1 isoform X1, which codes for MALKIVKGSIDRMFDKNLQDLVRGIRNHKEDEAKYISTCIDEIKQELKQDNIAVKANAVCKLTYLQMLGYDVSWAAFNIVEVMSSSKFTYKRIGYLAASQCFHESTDVIMLTTNQIRKDLSSPNQYDTGVALTGLSCFVTPDLARDLANDIMTLMSHTKPYIRKKAVLIMYKVFLKYPESLRPAFPRLKEKLEDPDPGVQSAAVNVICELARRNPKNYLSLAPLFFKLMTSSTNNWVLIKIIKLFGALTPLEPRLGKKLIEPLTNLIHSTSAMSLLYECVNTVIAVLISLSSGMPNHSASIQLCVQKLRILIEDSDQNLKYLGLLAMSKILKTHPKSVQSHKDLILQCLDDKDESIRLRALDLLYGMVSKKNLMEIVKKLMLHVDKAEGTTYRDELLTKIIDICSQSNYQYITNFEWYISILVELTRLEGTRHGHLIASQMLDVAIRVKAIRVFAVAQMATLLDNAHLLTGNMQRNGICEVLYAAAWICGEFSEHLENPMQTLEAMLRPKVATLPGHIQAVYVQNAAKLFATVLKSQEGNTESTAAQETSQLMIERLPLFVQSANLEVQERASCILQLVKYIQKLQQKDVEVAEEVSALFAGELNPVAPKAQKKVPVPEGLDLDAWINEPPSESESEDEQPKAIFTKEEPKHSRPRHTEVDEKELARRREARKQEQANNPFYIKASPSSQKVYQDTPGVEHIPVVQIDLSVPLKVPGLPMSDQYVKLEEERRQKERAEKKKKKKEKRKEKRSGRGKKHDSGPESEEDITPAHMVDIVTEEMPENALPSDDDDKDPNDPHKALDIDLDNLLEMAGRRPLADSEKLPVRSHRAAEAPKSPGEDGDAESAATQEPRKKRSKDKREEKKKDKDGDRKKSKEEKKKKKHKHEEKEEDLLSGQAEESVVQSEESSQVAAAPPTSTSAEVSDLDFWLSNAPVPSNTQEAATVAEAAAEAASVPEAVSGTAPDSEPDEPKDAEMEETKSSKHKKKKQKKEKEEKEKKKKKKHHHHHRHSDAGGEESVQNGTVEDEEPLPSMSNYCLLAENSYIKMMMEDADQVYDIQGNLQDGSQVVVSVIFENKCDSFLKSMEFNVLDSLNSKLQRPEGSGPHDGLTVPFQLPPGVSNEARFVFTMQSIVMPQKLKGTLTFIVKNDDSSTHEKLDFKLHFTCTSYLISTPCYSDAFAKLLESGDLKGSSVRLEGVIMPFHHLLARICFHHHFSVVERIDSCASMYSRTIQGHHVCLLVKTSAQTVSIDAKCDEPTLLGNVLDEIKQTFSQC
- the ap3d1 gene encoding AP-3 complex subunit delta-1 isoform X3, with protein sequence MALKIVKGSIDRMFDKNLQDLVRGIRNHKEDEAKYISTCIDEIKQELKQDNIAVKANAVCKLTYLQMLGYDVSWAAFNIVEVMSSSKFTYKRIGYLAASQCFHESTDVIMLTTNQIRKDLSSPNQYDTGVALTGLSCFVTPDLARDLANDIMTLMSHTKPYIRKKAVLIMYKVFLKYPESLRPAFPRLKEKLEDPDPGVQSAAVNVICELARRNPKNYLSLAPLFFKLMTSSTNNWVLIKIIKLFGALTPLEPRLGKKLIEPLTNLIHSTSAMSLLYECVNTVIAVLISLSSGMPNHSASIQLCVQKLRILIEDSDQNLKYLGLLAMSKILKTHPKSVQSHKDLILQCLDDKDESIRLRALDLLYGMVSKKNLMEIVKKLMLHVDKAEGTTYRDELLTKIIDICSQSNYQYITNFEWYISILVELTRLEGTRHGHLIASQMLDVAIRVKAIRVFAVAQMATLLDNAHLLTGNMQRNGICEVLYAAAWICGEFSEHLENPMQTLEAMLRPKVATLPGHIQAVYVQNAAKLFATVLKSQEGNTESTAAQETSQLMIERLPLFVQSANLEVQERASCILQLVKYIQKLQQKDVEVAEEVSALFAGELNPVAPKAQKKVPVPEGLDLDAWINEPPSESESEDEQPKAIFTKEEPKHSRPRHTEVDEKELARRREARKQEQANNPFYIKASPSSQKVYQDTPGVEHIPVVQIDLSVPLKVPGLPMSDQYVKLEEERRQKERAEKKKKKKEKRKEKRSGRGKKHDSGPESEEDITPAHMVDIVTEEMPENALPSDDDDKDPNDPHKALDIDLDNLLEMAGRRPLADSEKLPVRSHRAAEAPKSPGEDGDAESAATQEPRKKRSKDKREEKKKDKDGDRKKSKEEKKKKKHKHEEKEEDLLSGQAEESVVQSEESSQVAAAPPTSTSAEVSDLDFWLSNAPVPSNTQEAATVAEAAAEAASVPEAVSGTAPDSEPDEPKDAEMEETKSSKHKKKKQKKEKEEKEKKKKKKHHHHHRHSDAGGEESVQNGTVEDEEPLPSMSNYCLLAENSYIKMVYDIQGNLQDGSQVVVSVIFENKCDSFLKSMEFNVLDSLNSKLQRPEGSGPHDGLTVPFQLPPGVSNEARFVFTMQSIVMPQKLKGTLTFIVKNDDSSTHEKLDFKLHFTCTSYLISTPCYSDAFAKLLESGDLKGSSVRLEGVIMPFHHLLARICFHHHFSVVERIDSCASMYSRTIQGHHVCLLVKTSAQTVSIDAKCDEPTLLGNVLDEIKQTFSQC
- the ap3d1 gene encoding AP-3 complex subunit delta-1 isoform X14 translates to MALKIVKGSIDRMFDKNLQDLVRGIRNHKEDEAKYISTCIDEIKQELKQDNIAVKANAVCKLTYLQMLGYDVSWAAFNIVEVMSSSKFTYKRIGYLAASQCFHESTDVIMLTTNQIRKDLSSPNQYDTGVALTGLSCFVTPDLARDLANDIMTLMSHTKPYIRKKAVLIMYKVFLKYPESLRPAFPRLKEKLEDPDPGVQSAAVNVICELARRNPKNYLSLAPLFFKLMTSSTNNWVLIKIIKLFGALTPLEPRLGKKLIEPLTNLIHSTSAMSLLYECVNTVIAVLISLSSGMPNHSASIQLCVQKLRILIEDSDQNLKYLGLLAMSKILKTHPKSVQSHKDLILQCLDDKDESIRLRALDLLYGMVSKKNLMEIVKKLMLHVDKAEGTTYRDELLTKIIDICSQSNYQYITNFEWYISILVELTRLEGTRHGHLIASQMLDVAIRVKAIRVFAVAQMATLLDNAHLLTGNMQRNGICEVLYAAAWICGEFSEHLENPMQTLEAMLRPKVATLPGHIQAVYVQNAAKLFATVLKSQEGNTESTAAQETSQLMIERLPLFVQSANLEVQERASCILQLVKYIQKLQQKDVEVAEEVSALFAGELNPVAPKAQKKVPVPEGLDLDAWINEPPSESESEDEQPKAIFTKEEPKHSRPRHTEVDEKELARRREARKQEQANNPFYIKASPSSQKVYQDTPGVEHIPVVQIDLSVPLKVPGLPMSDQYVKLEEERRQKERAEKKKKKKEKRKEKRSGRGKKHDSGPESEEDITPAHMVDIVTEEMPENALPSDDDDKDPNDPHKALDIDLDKPLADSEKLPVRSHRAAEAPKSPGEDGDAESAATQEPRKKRSKDKREEKKKDKDGDRKKSKEEKKKKKHKHEEKEEDLLSGQAEESVVQSEESSQVAAAPPTSTSAEEAATVAEAAAEAASVPEAVSGTAPDSEPDEPKDAEMEETKSSKHKKKKQKKEKEEKEKKKKKKHHHHHRHSDAGGEESVQNGTVEDEEPLPSMSNYCLLAENSYIKMVYDIQGNLQDGSQVVVSVIFENKCDSFLKSMEFNVLDSLNSKLQRPEGSGPHDGLTVPFQLPPGVSNEARFVFTMQSIVMPQKLKGTLTFIVKNDDSSTHEKLDFKLHFTCTSYLISTPCYSDAFAKLLESGDLKGSSVRLEGVIMPFHHLLARICFHHHFSVVERIDSCASMYSRTIQGHHVCLLVKTSAQTVSIDAKCDEPTLLGNVLDEIKQTFSQC
- the ap3d1 gene encoding AP-3 complex subunit delta-1 isoform X13 — protein: MALKIVKGSIDRMFDKNLQDLVRGIRNHKEDEAKYISTCIDEIKQELKQDNIAVKANAVCKLTYLQMLGYDVSWAAFNIVEVMSSSKFTYKRIGYLAASQCFHESTDVIMLTTNQIRKDLSSPNQYDTGVALTGLSCFVTPDLARDLANDIMTLMSHTKPYIRKKAVLIMYKVFLKYPESLRPAFPRLKEKLEDPDPGVQSAAVNVICELARRNPKNYLSLAPLFFKLMTSSTNNWVLIKIIKLFGALTPLEPRLGKKLIEPLTNLIHSTSAMSLLYECVNTVIAVLISLSSGMPNHSASIQLCVQKLRILIEDSDQNLKYLGLLAMSKILKTHPKSVQSHKDLILQCLDDKDESIRLRALDLLYGMVSKKNLMEIVKKLMLHVDKAEGTTYRDELLTKIIDICSQSNYQYITNFEWYISILVELTRLEGTRHGHLIASQMLDVAIRVKAIRVFAVAQMATLLDNAHLLTGNMQRNGICEVLYAAAWICGEFSEHLENPMQTLEAMLRPKVATLPGHIQAVYVQNAAKLFATVLKSQEGNTESTAAQETSQLMIERLPLFVQSANLEVQERASCILQLVKYIQKLQQKDVEVAEEVSALFAGELNPVAPKAQKKVPVPEGLDLDAWINEPPSESESEDEQPKAIFTKEEPKHSRPRHTEVDEKELARRREARKQEQANNPFYIKASPSSQKVYQDTPGVEHIPVVQIDLSVPLKVPGLPMSDQYVKLEEERRQKERAEKKKKKKEKRKEKRSGRGKKHDSGPESEEDITPAHMVDIVTEEMPENALPSDDDDKDPNDPHKALDIDLDKPLADSEKLPVRSHRAAEAPKSPGEDGDAESAATQEPRKKRSKDKREEKKKDKDGDRKKSKEEKKKKKHKHEEKEEDLLSGQAEESVVQSEESSQVAAAPPTSTSAEEAATVAEAAAEAASVPEAVSGTAPDSEPDEPKDAEMEETSSKHKKKKQKKEKEEKEKKKKKKHHHHHRHSDAGGEESVQNGTVEDEEPLPSMSNYCLLAENSYIKMMMEDADQVYDIQGNLQDGSQVVVSVIFENKCDSFLKSMEFNVLDSLNSKLQRPEGSGPHDGLTVPFQLPPGVSNEARFVFTMQSIVMPQKLKGTLTFIVKNDDSSTHEKLDFKLHFTCTSYLISTPCYSDAFAKLLESGDLKGSSVRLEGVIMPFHHLLARICFHHHFSVVERIDSCASMYSRTIQGHHVCLLVKTSAQTVSIDAKCDEPTLLGNVLDEIKQTFSQC